Proteins from a single region of Deltaproteobacteria bacterium:
- a CDS encoding FHA domain-containing protein, with amino-acid sequence MIKLILKLKDTQIEEFNLEKSLITIGRSKENEVVIDNIAISRKHAQVELKEGTSYVLRDLQSSNGTFLNGVQIDANDHPLNQGDIIGIAKFQIQVRGLAKAPQPAAKVLPQEDVEGTMIFDSAKRKPGLEPQAVPEQKAFQWPSLAATQGARKGTDFKITKEVTILGKGAGADIPVEGWFVSSPHAKISRHGDRFYISHVGGSFPKRR; translated from the coding sequence ATGATCAAATTGATCCTGAAGCTGAAAGACACCCAGATTGAGGAATTCAACCTGGAAAAGAGCCTGATTACGATTGGCAGGTCCAAGGAAAACGAAGTGGTGATCGATAATATTGCCATCTCCCGCAAACATGCTCAGGTCGAGTTAAAAGAGGGGACGAGCTATGTCTTAAGAGACCTGCAGAGCTCTAATGGCACCTTCCTCAACGGCGTGCAGATTGATGCCAATGACCACCCGCTGAACCAGGGTGATATTATCGGCATTGCCAAATTTCAGATCCAGGTCAGAGGTCTGGCCAAAGCCCCTCAGCCCGCAGCCAAGGTTCTTCCCCAGGAAGACGTCGAAGGGACGATGATCTTTGATTCGGCCAAGCGGAAGCCTGGTCTTGAACCGCAGGCCGTCCCTGAGCAAAAAGCTTTTCAATGGCCATCTCTTGCCGCCACCCAAGGGGCCAGGAAAGGAACAGATTTTAAGATTACCAAAGAAGTAACCATCCTGGGCAAGGGTGCCGGTGCCGATATTCCTGTTGAAGGATGGTTTGTCTCCTCCCCGCATGCCAAGATCAGCCGCCACGGAGACCGCTTCTACATATCCCACGTGGGGGGGTCTTTTCCAAAACGAAGGTGA
- a CDS encoding Stp1/IreP family PP2C-type Ser/Thr phosphatase: MKVRFAVASDMGRVRKNNEDAFLADPVLGIFAVADGMGGHASGEVASRLAIESLQESIARVGKEKEATLSEDSTAVLSSPANLMVNGIRLANQRIYKASQENREYKGMGTTLVAVYFSASSPIVAHVGDSRLYHLRGQAIHQVTEDHSWVWEQYKQGLIAKEALSASPHKNIVTRALGIQPTVDVDIQELEVQQGDFLLLCSDGLSDLVREEEMLEVVSQNSGDLNGNCNNLIHLANFRGGKDNITVLLIQINQG; the protein is encoded by the coding sequence ATGAAGGTTAGGTTCGCCGTGGCCTCAGACATGGGCCGGGTCCGTAAAAATAATGAAGACGCTTTCCTTGCTGATCCCGTTCTGGGAATTTTTGCCGTGGCCGACGGTATGGGAGGTCATGCCTCCGGGGAAGTGGCCAGCCGCTTGGCCATAGAATCCCTGCAGGAATCCATAGCTCGAGTTGGGAAAGAAAAAGAAGCGACCCTATCCGAAGACAGCACAGCCGTCCTCTCATCCCCGGCTAACCTCATGGTCAATGGCATCCGCCTAGCGAACCAAAGAATTTACAAGGCCTCACAAGAGAATAGAGAATATAAAGGGATGGGAACCACGCTCGTGGCCGTTTACTTTTCAGCCTCCTCCCCCATTGTGGCCCATGTCGGAGATAGCCGCCTTTACCATTTACGGGGCCAAGCCATCCATCAGGTTACCGAGGACCACTCCTGGGTCTGGGAGCAATATAAACAGGGTTTGATCGCCAAGGAGGCTTTATCGGCGTCCCCCCATAAAAATATTGTCACCCGGGCCTTAGGCATCCAACCCACAGTCGATGTGGATATACAAGAGCTGGAAGTTCAGCAGGGGGACTTCTTGCTTCTCTGCTCGGATGGGCTTTCTGATTTAGTCCGGGAGGAGGAGATGCTCGAGGTGGTCAGCCAGAATTCAGGAGATCTAAATGGCAACTGTAACAACTTGATC